The genomic region AAAAAAGGATCCCAATTCCCGGTCTTACTCACTACAGGTAACATCAAAATTTCATCAATATTTTCAGATAGACGAACTACCCATAGAGCAGCAGAAAATCAAGGAAAGAGAAATATAAAAGGTTTCTCACTTGGGCTACCCTTTTTCTTGCACTATGAGCTAAAGTAGAATTAGCAACTAAGGTAAGAAGAATTGCCAATGGTGTTTGATCCTGACTTTTTGAATGACAACTCTGAGGAACACGGTAATCAGGTTCTGAACGATCAATTTGGGGAAAATCCAAACCAACTATTAAAATATTTACAGCATCAATCTCCTGACGTTCTAGCCCGTGTTGCCCAGTCCGTCACGCCGGAAATCAAACAGATTATCTCCCAAAATGTCCAAGGTTTGGTAGGAATGCTACCACCAGATCATTTTAATATCCAAATTACTACGGATAGGGATAATTTGGCTGGACTTTTAGCATCAGCCATGATGACCGGTTACTTTCTCAGACAGATGGAACAAAGAATGGAGTTGGACTACCTATCTAATCAATAGAAGTACCCACCTAAGAGAGCGGGGGTTTGAAAGAGCCTAAATTGACATTACCTATCTAAGGATGGTTATAGCTATGTTGCTTAGACCTCACCCCTCCCCCACCTAAGAGAGTGGGGGTCTCCAGGAGGGAACATAAGTTACTGACGGAAAATTTCTACACTAT from Cylindrospermopsis curvispora GIHE-G1 harbors:
- a CDS encoding DUF760 domain-containing protein — encoded protein: MVFDPDFLNDNSEEHGNQVLNDQFGENPNQLLKYLQHQSPDVLARVAQSVTPEIKQIISQNVQGLVGMLPPDHFNIQITTDRDNLAGLLASAMMTGYFLRQMEQRMELDYLSNQ